A genomic stretch from Sphingobacterium sp. ML3W includes:
- a CDS encoding GNAT family N-acetyltransferase translates to MDKNSINIKILKVKMTDIDLLQNISQQTFIEAFSEANTAANMAKYMAEKFSKETLLAELSNQGSEFYFAQLDNRIIGYLKINSEKAQTELHHEHALEIERIYVLQEFHGKKVGQLLYEKALDIARLKNVGFIWLGVWEENLRAISFYQKNGFVAFDKHIFKLGDDEQTDIMMKKNWTNN, encoded by the coding sequence ATGGACAAAAATTCAATAAACATAAAAATTCTCAAAGTGAAAATGACTGATATTGATCTATTGCAGAATATAAGTCAGCAGACCTTCATCGAGGCATTTTCCGAAGCCAATACAGCAGCTAATATGGCAAAGTACATGGCGGAAAAATTTTCGAAGGAAACACTATTGGCTGAATTAAGCAATCAAGGGTCGGAGTTTTATTTTGCGCAACTCGATAACAGGATCATTGGCTATCTCAAAATAAACAGTGAAAAGGCGCAAACTGAATTACACCATGAGCATGCACTGGAAATAGAACGTATCTATGTACTACAAGAATTTCATGGAAAAAAAGTAGGACAGCTTCTTTATGAAAAAGCATTGGATATCGCCAGGTTAAAAAATGTCGGGTTTATCTGGCTGGGGGTATGGGAGGAAAATCTTCGTGCAATCAGTTTTTATCAAAAAAATGGCTTTGTCGCCTTCGATAAACATATTTTCAAATTGGGTGATGATGAACAAACCGATATTATGATGAAAAAAAATTGGACCAACAATTA